TTGTCGCAGCCTCCAGACAACGTTCGGCCATGTCTCTCATGACCCAGGGGTTCCGTTGCAACAGGAAGTCTTTGACATCTTCAGCCAGCAACCAGCTTTCAGCGATTTTCTCGTAACACCAATCCGGGACTGAGCCGGTGGTGGCGTCATAGGCGAACAAATAATCAAGACTGGCACCCATCTCAAAGGCGCCCTTGTATCCGTGTTGCTTCATCCCCTCGATCCATCGGGGGTTGAGCATTCTGCTGCGGACAACCTTGTCGATCTCCCTATACAGACGATGAATCCTTAACCGCTCGCTTCGGGAGTGATCAGCAAAGAACAGTTTCGGATCTCTGCCGCTGACTCGGTTCACTGCAGCCGCTAGGCCCCCCTGGAACTGGTAGTAGTCATCAGAATCGAGTAGGTCATGTTCTCTGTTGTCCTGGTTGTGCAGAACAACCTGAACGTCCTGGAGAGCCTGTTCGAGCCCGGCTCGGTCGTTATGGGCTATCGCTTCCGCGTCATAGCGCCAGGAACTCCAGGCGAGATAAGCCTCTCCGAGCTCATCTCGCCGTTCCCACTGACCTGAGTCCATCAGGGCCTGAAGTCCAGCTCCGTACGATCCTGGTGCGGATCCAAACAGTCGGGACTGAGGTCCCTTGCTGCGTGTCACCGCTGCAAGGGGATTGTCGCTGTCGGATTCATCAAGCCCAGCGACCATGGACAGCGCACGATCGACCCAGGCAAGCAGCTGGGGGAAGGCATCCCGGAATAAACCCGACATGCGCAGAGTGACGTCGACGCGAGGGCGATCCAGCAGGGTCAGCGGAATCAACTCGAGGTCCACCATGCGCCGCGTAGGGCCATCCCAAACGGGACGCACGCCCAGTAAGGCCAACATCTGTGCAATGTCTTCACCTCCATTGCGCATCGTGGCTGTTCCCCAGACCGATAAGGCCAAATGCCGCAGTGGTTCTCCCTCTTCGAGTTCGTACAGATCCAGTAGCTGTTCGGCACTGCGACGTCCTAGATCCCAGGCCGCTTCCGTCGGTAGACCTCTCAGATCCACGGAATAAAAATTGCGCCCCGTCGGCAGCACGTCATCCCGTCCACGGGTTGGTGCACCAGAGGGACCACTGGCGATGCGTCGGCCGCCAGCTGCTGCCAGGACGGCGCGATGTTCATGACTGGCCGACTGCAGCAATCGAGGCCAGAGATCAGTCTTGATGAACTGGAGTGGACCGGGCAGGGTCTCTGAGCTCAGCAGTTGCTGAAAGCAGTTGTTCAGTGGCTTTGCAGGATCATGCGATTCCCATCCGTCGCCGTCGGTCAGCTGCAGGAGAAGCTGTTCCGCCTGATCCTCGACCCAATCCACCGCATCGCTGAGTCGCCGGGGTTGATGGCAACCATGGCGTTCAAGGATCTGGCGATCCTGATCCGACAACAGAGCTCCGTCCTCGTCCTTCCAGGGATCGCACTCAAGGCCAATACTGCGGCTCATCCACTGGGTCAGCCCTGGCCGATCAGAGGCCGGGGAGCGGGCGATTGCCAGCAACAACTCCGCCAGCTGCATTGGTTGGGGATGCTCACCCAGACGATGCAGGCCGGTCTTGATCTGTGCTTCCTTGAGCTCACATAGGTAGGTCTCAACTTGCTCCAGCAAGTCGTTGATGTCTGCTGACGAGCTTTGTTTCGCCAGGATCGTCTCGATCATTGGCCAGTTCAGATCGATCAGCAGCTGGATCAGCTGTTGTTGGATCTGAGCGCACCGGGAGGAACCAAGTTGACTCGCTTCGATGTATTCATCCAGAAGTGACTCCAGGGACAGCATGTTTCCATGCAGACCGGCCCGGCCGAGGGGTGGTGTGAGGTGGTCCAGGATCACCGCATGCCCGCGGCGTTTGGCCTGTGAACCCTCGCCCGGATCGTTGACGATGAATGGATAGAGGTGGGGGATGGCACCCAGTGCGAGTGCAGGAGCACAGCAGGGGCTGAGACCCACTGATTTCCCCGGCAGCCACTCAGCACTGCCGTGCTTGCCCACATGCAGCATCAGGTCACAGTGATGGACCTCACGTAGCCAGAGGTACTGAGCCAGATAGCGATGGGGAGGGGGCAGGTCCGGCGAATGCAGATCACTGAGCTGATCGGCGTCGTAGCCACGACTGGGCTGCACCAGAACAACCACCCGGCCGAATCGCACACCGTGGATCGCGAAGCCGAGCGGCTCAAGATCAACAGCATTCTCTGGTGGACCCCAGCGTTCCAAAATCGGTGATCTAGCTACCTCAGGCAGTGATCTCCACCAGTGCTGGTAGTGAGACAGCGGCAGATAAGTCATTGGTGGCCTGGTGTGACTTTCCGGATCGTTGGTGCGACCGTCGAGAACCTGTTGGATCAGGAGTTCTGGATCCTCCGGCAGACGCTCACCAAGATCGAACCCGTCATCGCGAAGCCAGCGGAGGATGTTGAGACAGCTGGCGGGCGTATCGAGTCCGACACCATTCGCCAGGCGGCCATTTCTGAGGGGGTAATTCGCCAAGACCAGTGCGAGTGAACGCTGTTTGGCCTCCGTAGAACGCAATCTGACCCAGGCCTTGGCGTGCTCAGCAATCCAATTCAACCCAGCATCATCAGGTTCAAGCCGTTTTACCGCCGTGCACAAACGCTCATCCGCGCGGTCCACTTCGCGAAAGGCGCCGATGCGTGTCGTGATGCGACCATCCAGCTCGGGCAGCACAACCTGAAGGGATAGATCAATGGGATCCAATCCTTGAAAGGAGTCCTGCCAGCGGTCACGGGATCGTCCGGAGCTCAGCATCTGCAGAACAGGACGATCCAGTTCATCCCAGAGGGGTGCCCCAAGTCCTGCTTCCGAGAACTGAACAGATGCAAATGACGTGGAGGTGATGACCAGCTCCACGTCCTGCTGCCGGTAAAGGTCCTTCACGGCCCTCTGTACGGCCAGATCACGCAGGCTGCTCACCCAAAGTGCTTTTGGGACCAGTCCCTGGGATCGAAGGGCTTCGAGCAGAACATCACACCAATGAACATCGGCTGATTGGCGATGGGCGCGGTACAAAAGCACGCCGATCCTCGGCCCCTCTTCCTGCCGCCAGTCGTAGGGGTCGGGATCGGGACTAGCCGTCAACGTCAGTGACGGTGGATCCGTGGCAAAAGCCTTGTCCGAAGCAGTGGAGAGAATCCATTGAAGTCCGTCGAGCCACTGTTGGAGATTGTCTGCTCCGCCTTCTCGCAGCAGCAACGCCATCGCATCACAGAAGGGCTCAGGCTGGCTACTCAGCGAATGCAGTTCACGGTCCTGCTCTGACGTTCCGGCCAACACAAGCAGCTGCCGGCCCGGTTGATTGGCAAGCCATGAGCAGCACTGCTCCAAGCCGTAGGACCAGTGACCACGACCACCGAGTAGTCGGATCACGATCAGCTGCGTCTCGCCCGTGCAGACGGCCAGGTAATGATCGATCTGGGCTGGATGTGAGAGGGAATCAAGCGGCAACGCACGGATACCGTCGTGCCAAAACGATTGCTTCTGCGTGTCCAGAACTCTTGCCAAGGCGGAGATATCCGAGCTGGCGCTGGTGAGAAACAACACCGGCGCAGTGGGTTGCTCCACGTAGGAGATCGGCCCATCGGTGTCGGCCCCTGGCAGGCTGCTTAGGCGATGCATGTCCCCATTCTCCAGAGGACAAGACGATCGGGAACTGACAAGTGAGAAGATCTGGTCAACGGACCCTCAGCGATGCATCAGTTCCTTCCCTACGCCTGGTTCCAGGGACGCTGCGTTCCTTTCGAGGAGGCCAAGGTGTCGGTTGCGACGCATGCACTGCATTACGGCACAGGAGCCTTTGGCGGGATGCGGGCCATTCCAGATCCCATCAAGCCTGGAGGAATGCTTTTGTTCCGTGCCGACCGTCATGCCAGGCGACTCTCTCAGAGCGCTCATTTGTTGATGGCTGAGCTCAGTGAAGAGACCGTGATGGAAGCGCTGACGGCCATGCTCCACGTCAATAAACCCACCAAACCGATTTATCTAAGGCCATTTGTCTACACAAGCGATCTCGGTATTGCGCCAAGACTTCACAACATCGAGACCGATTTTCTGATTTACGGGCTGGAGTTGGGTGACTATCTCTCACCGGATGGAGTGAGTTGTCGC
Above is a window of Synechococcus sp. BIOS-U3-1 DNA encoding:
- the cobN gene encoding cobaltochelatase subunit CobN, with translation MHRLSSLPGADTDGPISYVEQPTAPVLFLTSASSDISALARVLDTQKQSFWHDGIRALPLDSLSHPAQIDHYLAVCTGETQLIVIRLLGGRGHWSYGLEQCCSWLANQPGRQLLVLAGTSEQDRELHSLSSQPEPFCDAMALLLREGGADNLQQWLDGLQWILSTASDKAFATDPPSLTLTASPDPDPYDWRQEEGPRIGVLLYRAHRQSADVHWCDVLLEALRSQGLVPKALWVSSLRDLAVQRAVKDLYRQQDVELVITSTSFASVQFSEAGLGAPLWDELDRPVLQMLSSGRSRDRWQDSFQGLDPIDLSLQVVLPELDGRITTRIGAFREVDRADERLCTAVKRLEPDDAGLNWIAEHAKAWVRLRSTEAKQRSLALVLANYPLRNGRLANGVGLDTPASCLNILRWLRDDGFDLGERLPEDPELLIQQVLDGRTNDPESHTRPPMTYLPLSHYQHWWRSLPEVARSPILERWGPPENAVDLEPLGFAIHGVRFGRVVVLVQPSRGYDADQLSDLHSPDLPPPHRYLAQYLWLREVHHCDLMLHVGKHGSAEWLPGKSVGLSPCCAPALALGAIPHLYPFIVNDPGEGSQAKRRGHAVILDHLTPPLGRAGLHGNMLSLESLLDEYIEASQLGSSRCAQIQQQLIQLLIDLNWPMIETILAKQSSSADINDLLEQVETYLCELKEAQIKTGLHRLGEHPQPMQLAELLLAIARSPASDRPGLTQWMSRSIGLECDPWKDEDGALLSDQDRQILERHGCHQPRRLSDAVDWVEDQAEQLLLQLTDGDGWESHDPAKPLNNCFQQLLSSETLPGPLQFIKTDLWPRLLQSASHEHRAVLAAAGGRRIASGPSGAPTRGRDDVLPTGRNFYSVDLRGLPTEAAWDLGRRSAEQLLDLYELEEGEPLRHLALSVWGTATMRNGGEDIAQMLALLGVRPVWDGPTRRMVDLELIPLTLLDRPRVDVTLRMSGLFRDAFPQLLAWVDRALSMVAGLDESDSDNPLAAVTRSKGPQSRLFGSAPGSYGAGLQALMDSGQWERRDELGEAYLAWSSWRYDAEAIAHNDRAGLEQALQDVQVVLHNQDNREHDLLDSDDYYQFQGGLAAAVNRVSGRDPKLFFADHSRSERLRIHRLYREIDKVVRSRMLNPRWIEGMKQHGYKGAFEMGASLDYLFAYDATTGSVPDWCYEKIAESWLLAEDVKDFLLQRNPWVMRDMAERCLEAATRGLWANPDASLLDAIRLLLLESERAVEGNDFNR